In a genomic window of Piliocolobus tephrosceles isolate RC106 chromosome 1, ASM277652v3, whole genome shotgun sequence:
- the LOC113225334 gene encoding uncharacterized protein LOC113225334 isoform X2 yields MRREGRGLTGEMEMNSKHTHSEESQGSVRGCRWTREPAKTYGPCSHRGLESTPVDLAGPFMVTSRNVGERGYCPRCLLESVFGFLDHVSDGCVTVASLSPGKPNVHPAPVLWDCHHPTLSDPWGAYRFPGAALAVALSPALGSHVSILPRRSQHPTWLCDGHP; encoded by the exons ATGCGTCGTGAAGGCCGGGGTCTCACTGGGGAGATGGAAATgaacagcaaacacacacacagcgaG GAAAGCCAGGGGTCTGTGCGGGGATGCCGCTGGACGCGAGAACCAGCCAAGACTTATGGCCCCTGCAGCCACCGAGGGCTCGAGAGCACCCCCGTGGACTTGGCTGGGCCCTTCATGGTGACATCCAGGAACGTGGGTGAGCGCGGGTATTGTCCTCGCTGTTTGCTGGAGTCAGTGTTTGGGTTCTTGGACCATGTCAGTGATGGCTGTGTCACCGTGGCCTCGCTGTCCCCAGGAAAACCTAACGTGCACCCCGCGCCTGTCCTCTGGGACTGCCATCATCCTACTTTGTCTGACCCCTGGGGGGCTTACCGTTTCCCCGGGGCAGCACTGGCTGTGGCCCTCAGCCCTGCTCTGGGCAGCCATGTCAGCATCCTCCCTCGGCGCTCCCAACACCCCACCTGGCTCTGTGATGGCCACCCTTGA